The proteins below are encoded in one region of Pseudoduganella armeniaca:
- a CDS encoding Hcp family type VI secretion system effector, translating into MAIDVYLQIDGIKGESTDEKHKEWIECKSVGWGVLQPKSATASTGGGHTAERCEHHDILITKLADLSSPVLLQTCAAGKTIPKAKLEFMRADAMGERIKYYEIEIENVLIGAVTPEVKEGDILTESVALKFSKVRWRYTQQKITGGAGGNTSGGWDLAANRIA; encoded by the coding sequence ATGGCTATCGACGTCTATTTGCAAATTGACGGTATCAAGGGGGAGTCGACCGACGAAAAACACAAGGAATGGATCGAATGCAAATCGGTCGGCTGGGGCGTGTTGCAGCCCAAGTCCGCCACCGCCTCCACCGGTGGCGGCCACACGGCCGAGCGCTGCGAGCACCATGACATCCTCATCACCAAGCTGGCCGACCTGTCCTCGCCGGTGCTGCTGCAGACGTGCGCCGCGGGCAAGACGATCCCGAAGGCCAAGCTGGAATTCATGCGCGCCGACGCCATGGGCGAGCGTATCAAGTACTACGAGATCGAAATCGAGAATGTCCTGATCGGCGCCGTCACGCCGGAGGTCAAGGAAGGCGACATCCTGACCGAATCGGTGGCGCTGAAGTTCTCCAAGGTGCGCTGGCGCTACACCCAGCAGAAGATCACTGGCGGTGCCGGCGGCAACACGTCCGGCGGCTGGGACCTGGCCGCCAACCGCATCGCCTGA
- a CDS encoding tetratricopeptide repeat protein, with protein MRNAVRTVLPIVTSLLLLSACATDPATNAAPTLALALADAERSVAAGDVERAFTILRGASARFPAEKAPLMQFAQLKFDRGAYGEAINAALEGLQRDPNDRQGNSIVAVGGLRLSTKALADLSKQNHLGGPLRTEAQHLAGLLRSSLGEDVLVPAVQKPIRPVAKPRAVTVNSGAQGRAPTTAVTSQSGSADPFGALK; from the coding sequence ATGAGAAATGCCGTACGTACCGTCCTGCCCATCGTGACGAGCCTGCTGTTGCTGAGCGCGTGCGCGACCGATCCCGCGACCAATGCCGCCCCGACCTTGGCGCTCGCGCTGGCCGACGCGGAGCGCAGCGTCGCCGCCGGCGACGTCGAGCGCGCCTTCACGATCCTGCGTGGCGCCAGCGCCAGGTTCCCGGCCGAGAAGGCGCCGCTGATGCAGTTCGCCCAGCTGAAATTCGACCGTGGTGCCTACGGCGAAGCGATCAACGCCGCGCTGGAAGGCCTGCAGCGCGATCCGAATGACCGCCAGGGCAACAGCATCGTCGCCGTCGGCGGGCTGCGCCTGTCGACCAAGGCGCTGGCGGACCTGAGCAAGCAGAACCACCTGGGCGGCCCGCTGCGCACCGAGGCGCAGCACCTGGCCGGGCTGCTGCGCAGCAGCCTGGGCGAAGACGTGCTGGTGCCGGCGGTGCAGAAGCCGATCCGGCCGGTGGCCAAGCCGCGCGCCGTCACCGTCAACAGCGGCGCCCAGGGCCGCGCGCCGACGACGGCCGTGACGTCGCAGTCGGGCAGCGCCGACCCGTTCGGCGCGCTCAAGTAG
- the tssJ gene encoding type VI secretion system lipoprotein TssJ: MRRIASGLASVLVASALSACGGATLAGAVLQMAGVQRPPELPDAQKPPRTVSIRLHAASTLNSGNGGPPLALVARVYTLRQAEAFERVPYAGFANPQAERELLGPDLLGVKEVLLIPGQHYEVQQKVSREAGFIGIVALFRAPDGQRWRAAFPAAAAEQSGITLGLHGCALTAGAGAPPRQRQLSRPLSEAHCT; the protein is encoded by the coding sequence ATGAGACGCATCGCAAGTGGCCTGGCATCCGTGCTGGTCGCCAGTGCGCTGTCGGCCTGCGGCGGCGCCACGCTGGCCGGCGCCGTGCTGCAGATGGCGGGCGTACAGCGTCCGCCCGAGCTGCCGGACGCGCAGAAACCGCCGCGCACCGTCAGCATCCGATTGCACGCCGCAAGCACCCTGAACAGCGGTAACGGCGGTCCGCCGCTGGCGCTGGTCGCACGCGTGTACACGCTGCGCCAGGCCGAGGCGTTCGAACGCGTGCCCTATGCCGGCTTCGCCAATCCGCAGGCCGAACGCGAGCTGCTGGGCCCCGACCTGCTGGGCGTCAAGGAGGTGCTGCTGATTCCGGGCCAGCACTACGAAGTGCAGCAAAAAGTCAGTCGCGAGGCCGGTTTCATCGGCATCGTTGCCCTGTTTCGCGCGCCCGACGGCCAGCGCTGGCGCGCCGCCTTTCCCGCCGCTGCCGCCGAGCAGTCCGGCATCACGCTGGGCCTGCACGGCTGCGCGCTGACGGCCGGCGCGGGCGCCCCGCCGCGCCAGCGCCAGCTGAGCCGCCCGCTGTCCGAAGCGCATTGCACCTGA
- the icmH gene encoding type IVB secretion system protein IcmH/DotU: protein MSTQPDIAGGPARVERRGAPSLFGNRAAAPDGARAQTLLDLLHEGFHMLFLLKSGAAPPDGTQFSEQVVAYLRDFEREAHKLRAQVEDIEAAKYAYCAALDEFVLASSHALHEAWQRRPLQLILFGDQLAGEHFFDRLEALRVAGAPRLPALQVFHMCLLLGFHGKYALDSADKLAYLTARLGDEIAHLKGRRAQFAPRAERPDQVAHKLRGNVPLWALSALFALLGAGVYTGLRTSLDHDTRNAIAGYADLVKLAPRPASFVLTLP, encoded by the coding sequence ATGAGCACCCAACCAGACATCGCCGGCGGCCCGGCCCGCGTCGAGCGGCGCGGCGCCCCCAGCCTGTTCGGCAACCGTGCCGCGGCGCCGGACGGTGCGCGCGCCCAGACCCTGCTGGACCTGCTGCACGAAGGCTTCCACATGCTGTTCCTGCTCAAATCCGGCGCCGCGCCGCCGGACGGCACGCAGTTTTCCGAGCAGGTGGTGGCCTACCTGCGCGACTTCGAGCGCGAGGCGCACAAGCTGCGCGCCCAGGTCGAGGACATCGAGGCCGCCAAGTACGCCTACTGCGCCGCGCTCGACGAGTTCGTGCTGGCGTCAAGCCACGCGCTGCATGAAGCCTGGCAGCGCCGCCCGCTGCAGCTGATCCTGTTCGGCGACCAGTTGGCGGGCGAGCACTTCTTCGACCGGCTCGAAGCGTTGCGCGTGGCCGGCGCGCCGCGGCTGCCGGCGCTGCAGGTGTTCCATATGTGCCTGCTGCTGGGCTTTCACGGCAAGTACGCGCTGGACAGCGCCGACAAGCTGGCCTACCTGACCGCGCGGCTGGGCGACGAGATCGCCCACCTGAAAGGGCGGCGTGCGCAATTCGCGCCGCGTGCGGAGCGGCCCGACCAGGTGGCGCACAAGTTGCGCGGCAACGTGCCTTTGTGGGCGCTGTCGGCGCTGTTCGCGCTGCTGGGTGCCGGCGTCTACACGGGACTGCGCACCTCGCTGGACCATGACACCCGCAACGCGATCGCCGGCTATGCGGACCTCGTCAAGCTGGCGCCCAGGCCCGCCAGCTTCGTCCTCACGCTTCCTTAG
- a CDS encoding OmpA family protein, whose translation MRPLICPTSCCLLLSLTAATASAQVPAPVTPLPGQVLASGTVPDEGTKATLLARVRELYGAERVVDQLAIGNVVLPPNWHGHVQKLVGANLKLVSKGQLRVEGLDVSVRGEVASEAHRQQVASAIAGSLNPTYVVRNALRVAAAEQEMLDAALGQRIIEFESGQALIRPSGLVILDEMAAALARVKGKQVEVIGHTDNKGLRESNLALSLARAEAVRSYLAGKGIDGAMIAVSGQGPDRPVADNATADGRARNRRIEFRVAN comes from the coding sequence ATGCGTCCGCTCATCTGTCCCACCTCCTGCTGCCTGCTGTTGTCGCTCACCGCCGCCACCGCGTCGGCCCAGGTGCCCGCACCGGTCACGCCACTGCCGGGCCAGGTCCTGGCCAGCGGCACCGTGCCCGACGAAGGCACCAAGGCCACCTTGCTGGCGCGCGTGCGCGAGCTGTATGGCGCCGAGCGGGTGGTCGATCAGCTCGCGATCGGCAACGTGGTGCTGCCGCCGAACTGGCACGGCCACGTGCAGAAGCTGGTCGGGGCCAACCTGAAGCTCGTCTCGAAGGGCCAGTTGCGGGTCGAGGGACTCGACGTCAGCGTGCGCGGCGAGGTGGCCAGCGAGGCACACCGCCAGCAGGTCGCCAGCGCCATTGCCGGCAGCCTGAACCCGACCTACGTGGTACGCAATGCGCTGCGCGTGGCCGCCGCCGAGCAGGAGATGCTGGACGCGGCGCTGGGCCAGCGCATCATCGAATTCGAGAGCGGCCAGGCGCTGATCCGTCCTTCCGGTCTGGTCATCCTGGACGAGATGGCGGCCGCGCTGGCACGCGTGAAGGGCAAGCAGGTCGAGGTGATCGGCCATACCGACAACAAGGGCCTGCGCGAAAGCAACCTGGCATTGAGCCTGGCGCGCGCCGAGGCGGTACGCAGCTACCTGGCCGGCAAGGGCATCGACGGCGCCATGATTGCCGTCTCCGGCCAGGGCCCCGACCGTCCCGTGGCCGACAACGCCACGGCGGACGGGCGCGCCCGCAACCGCCGTATCGAGTTCCGCGTCGCGAACTAA
- the tagF gene encoding type VI secretion system-associated protein TagF yields the protein MNAAIGYFGKLATRSDFVRSGAQHALGALLDAWIAATLTELASNARWKLHYDALAPLDFAFVGPSSRHVVAGHLLASGDLSGRRFPFIAMSALEVAQPHAFLPASPLALADAWRQLGRLAAGVHDAAEPADALQALTAASVDSAAVRGDHAGALAAFCSAYDVASLQAMLTDDARRYDVRGIVLGIGLLLQPCQAAGGRRLERSLALPLPHAAALRPAVAAFWLALVAPFLRQRDIELALFMTELHGEPQFLIGFGGASPGTLRAIIDPEFAAEQLIAFDDTAWVDDALGHDPAMRRLAACLAQDTLSLRACADLFHATFS from the coding sequence ATGAACGCAGCCATCGGCTATTTCGGCAAGCTGGCGACCCGCTCGGATTTCGTTCGCTCCGGCGCACAACATGCGCTCGGCGCGCTGCTGGACGCCTGGATCGCGGCCACGTTGACGGAGCTGGCCAGCAATGCGCGCTGGAAGCTGCATTACGACGCGTTGGCGCCGCTGGACTTCGCGTTCGTCGGCCCGTCCAGCCGGCACGTCGTGGCTGGCCACCTGCTGGCCAGCGGCGACCTGTCGGGACGGCGCTTTCCCTTCATCGCCATGAGCGCGCTGGAAGTGGCGCAACCGCACGCCTTCCTGCCGGCCAGCCCGCTGGCGCTGGCGGACGCCTGGCGCCAGCTGGGCCGCCTGGCCGCCGGCGTGCATGACGCGGCCGAACCGGCCGACGCCCTGCAGGCCTTGACGGCCGCCAGCGTCGACAGCGCCGCGGTGCGGGGCGATCACGCCGGCGCGCTGGCCGCATTCTGTAGCGCGTACGACGTCGCCAGCCTGCAGGCGATGCTGACGGACGACGCGCGGCGCTACGACGTGCGCGGCATCGTGCTGGGCATCGGCCTGCTGCTGCAACCGTGCCAGGCGGCGGGCGGACGCCGGCTCGAGCGCAGCCTGGCCTTGCCGCTGCCGCACGCAGCGGCGCTGCGGCCGGCCGTGGCTGCGTTCTGGCTGGCGCTGGTGGCGCCGTTCCTGCGCCAGCGCGACATCGAGCTGGCCCTGTTCATGACGGAACTGCACGGCGAGCCGCAGTTCCTGATCGGCTTCGGCGGCGCCAGTCCCGGCACGCTGCGCGCGATCATCGATCCGGAATTCGCCGCCGAGCAGCTGATCGCGTTCGACGACACGGCATGGGTCGACGACGCCCTCGGCCACGACCCCGCCATGCGCCGCCTGGCCGCCTGCCTGGCGCAGGACACGCTGTCGCTGCGCGCCTGCGCCGACCTGTTCCACGCCACCTTTTCGTGA
- a CDS encoding ImcF-related family protein yields the protein MIFADRQLVSQYASPARTRLKYGALIAVAVLLGVALGGWSWSYQANRQLVATVRADLDKVIRLQDRRLDLQVRLQALEVLQDRIEQLDRYRAERPWALGLGLYQGALLERKLREEYFAGVREVMVKPVAANLEALLYEMNANAGQLVTPAVGAQAAAPVTTARAYADASPTNVEDAYNALKTYLMLADPARAEPGHLNDQLTRFWRGWLEANRGTMAREQLIRSAERLMTFYLAQVGDPSWPRIEQKLALVDTARENLRRVVRGMPARDRVYGEIKARAATRFPAMTVQRIVGETANPAEPALVQGSHAISGTFTREAWDKYVEAAIRTAAGQELQSTDWVLKTSSRDDLTLEGSPEQIRRNLTEMYKAEYTREWQKFVQGIAIADMGGFNGAVAAMNRLGDPQASPVAKILRAIREQTSWDNPAAANASLQQAQTGFQAWFKSVVLRRAPAPVNVNVNLGTAREAGPVAREFAAVARIVGAHEGDASLLRSYLDALSRLRTRLNQLKNQGDPGPGARQFMQQTLEGTGSELAEALRFVDEQMLNGISDAQRQAVRPLLVRPLMQTFAVIVGPTENEINKTWLAQVYEPFNRSLATKYPFAPDARIEATQAEIAQFFGPDGLVAKFVTTTMGQLVVRRGDVLAPRTWADMGITLQPVAVQRFPGWIAAAGAGGAVASGASQTLFQILPIPAPGTVEYTVEIDGQQLRYRNTPPQWASMVHPGTQGIPGARISAVAFDGRNVELFNEPGQFGLKRMIDAASKTRKEGGVHELRWTAGGITVAVDLRITSSGGPAPTQGYGGMRLPETIVGAPRLASPPSPTVPAATVAAAPAAVVNGGVQ from the coding sequence GTGATCTTCGCCGACCGCCAGCTGGTGTCGCAATACGCCAGTCCGGCCCGCACGCGGCTGAAATACGGCGCATTGATCGCGGTGGCGGTGCTGCTGGGCGTCGCGCTGGGCGGCTGGAGCTGGTCCTACCAGGCCAACCGCCAGCTGGTCGCGACGGTGCGCGCCGACCTGGACAAGGTGATCCGCCTGCAGGACCGCCGCCTCGACCTGCAGGTGCGCCTGCAGGCGCTGGAGGTGCTGCAGGACCGCATCGAGCAGCTCGACCGCTACCGCGCCGAACGGCCGTGGGCGCTGGGTTTGGGCCTGTACCAGGGCGCCCTGCTGGAGCGCAAGCTGCGCGAGGAATACTTCGCCGGCGTGCGCGAGGTGATGGTCAAGCCCGTCGCGGCCAACCTGGAGGCGCTGCTGTACGAGATGAACGCCAATGCCGGGCAGCTCGTCACGCCGGCCGTCGGCGCGCAGGCGGCCGCACCTGTGACGACAGCGCGCGCTTATGCCGACGCGTCGCCCACCAACGTCGAGGATGCCTACAACGCGCTGAAGACCTACCTGATGCTGGCCGACCCGGCGCGCGCCGAGCCGGGGCACCTGAACGACCAGCTGACCCGTTTCTGGCGCGGCTGGCTGGAAGCCAACCGCGGCACGATGGCGCGCGAACAGCTGATCCGCAGTGCCGAACGGTTGATGACGTTCTACCTGGCGCAGGTGGGCGATCCGTCCTGGCCGCGCATCGAGCAGAAGCTGGCGCTGGTGGACACGGCGCGCGAGAACCTGCGCCGCGTGGTGCGCGGCATGCCGGCGCGCGACCGCGTGTATGGCGAGATCAAGGCGCGCGCGGCCACCCGCTTCCCGGCGATGACGGTGCAGCGCATCGTCGGCGAGACCGCGAATCCGGCCGAACCTGCTCTGGTGCAGGGCAGCCATGCGATCTCCGGCACGTTCACGCGCGAAGCGTGGGACAAGTACGTCGAGGCCGCGATCCGCACGGCGGCCGGCCAGGAACTGCAAAGCACGGACTGGGTGTTGAAGACGTCCAGCCGCGACGACCTGACGCTGGAAGGCAGCCCGGAACAGATCCGCCGCAACCTGACGGAGATGTACAAGGCCGAGTACACGCGCGAATGGCAGAAGTTCGTGCAGGGCATCGCCATCGCGGACATGGGCGGCTTCAACGGCGCCGTGGCGGCGATGAACCGGCTGGGCGACCCGCAGGCGTCGCCGGTCGCGAAGATCCTGCGCGCCATCCGCGAACAAACCTCGTGGGACAACCCGGCAGCGGCCAATGCCAGCCTGCAGCAGGCGCAGACGGGCTTCCAGGCATGGTTCAAGAGCGTCGTGCTGCGGCGCGCGCCGGCACCGGTGAACGTGAACGTCAACCTGGGCACGGCGCGCGAAGCGGGCCCGGTCGCCCGCGAGTTCGCGGCGGTGGCGCGCATCGTCGGCGCGCACGAAGGCGATGCCTCGCTGCTGCGCTCCTACCTCGACGCGCTGTCGCGCCTGCGCACCCGCCTGAACCAGCTGAAGAACCAGGGCGACCCGGGCCCGGGCGCGCGCCAGTTCATGCAGCAGACGCTGGAGGGCACTGGCTCCGAGCTGGCCGAGGCGCTGCGCTTCGTCGACGAGCAGATGCTGAACGGGATCAGCGATGCCCAGCGCCAGGCCGTGCGGCCGCTGCTGGTGCGGCCGCTGATGCAGACGTTCGCCGTCATCGTGGGGCCGACGGAAAACGAGATCAACAAGACCTGGCTGGCGCAGGTGTACGAGCCGTTCAACCGTTCGCTGGCGACCAAGTACCCGTTCGCGCCGGACGCGCGCATCGAGGCGACCCAGGCCGAGATCGCCCAGTTCTTCGGGCCGGACGGGCTGGTGGCGAAATTCGTGACGACGACGATGGGCCAGCTGGTGGTCCGGCGCGGCGACGTGCTGGCGCCCCGCACCTGGGCCGACATGGGCATCACCCTGCAGCCGGTCGCCGTGCAGCGCTTCCCCGGCTGGATCGCGGCGGCCGGTGCCGGCGGCGCGGTGGCGAGCGGGGCCAGCCAGACCCTGTTCCAGATCCTGCCGATTCCGGCGCCGGGCACCGTCGAATACACGGTCGAGATCGACGGCCAGCAGCTGCGCTACCGCAACACGCCGCCGCAGTGGGCCAGCATGGTCCACCCGGGCACGCAAGGTATCCCCGGGGCGCGCATCAGCGCCGTGGCGTTCGACGGCCGCAACGTGGAGCTGTTCAACGAGCCGGGCCAGTTCGGCCTGAAACGCATGATCGACGCGGCCAGCAAGACGCGCAAGGAAGGCGGCGTGCACGAGCTGCGCTGGACGGCGGGCGGGATCACGGTGGCCGTGGACCTGCGCATCACCAGCAGCGGCGGACCGGCGCCGACGCAGGGCTATGGCGGCATGCGCCTGCCGGAAACGATCGTCGGCGCGCCGCGCCTTGCGTCGCCGCCATCGCCGACCGTCCCGGCGGCCACGGTCGCCGCGGCACCGGCCGCCGTCGTCAACGGAGGTGTTCAATGA
- a CDS encoding type VI secretion protein IcmF/TssM N-terminal domain-containing protein, with protein sequence MALLWLGAWWLRRHLAARRAARLEDAIDTALQPGPTDAATKADIEALRARLRDAIATIRTSKLGIRAGKRALYELPWYMIIGNPAAGKSSAIKHSGLQFPIGDSKVVQGVGGTRNCDWFFTTEGIVLDTAGRYAAEDACRTEWSGFLGLLKKYRPRAPINGVIVAVSIAELRAADGDACVRLARSLRKRVQDLIEQLEVFAPVYVVFTKVDLVAGFSEFFDRFEPGERARTWGATMPYRRQAGTQDILSFFDTAFDELHEGLQETSIANMTQQRRAMAPGVFTFPLEFASLRVPLRAFLATLFEENPFQFKPLFRGFYFTSALQEGQPECAQSRRVGQRFHLGAAPAAGEQGSRAAAGRAATSCWTCSAR encoded by the coding sequence GTGGCGCTGCTGTGGCTGGGCGCCTGGTGGCTGCGGCGCCACCTGGCCGCGCGCCGTGCGGCACGGCTGGAGGACGCGATCGACACGGCGCTGCAACCTGGCCCCACCGACGCCGCCACCAAGGCCGACATCGAGGCGTTGCGCGCGCGCCTGCGCGACGCCATCGCCACCATTCGCACGTCGAAACTGGGCATCCGCGCCGGCAAGCGCGCGCTGTACGAGCTGCCCTGGTACATGATCATCGGTAACCCGGCGGCCGGCAAGAGCAGCGCCATCAAGCATTCGGGCCTGCAGTTCCCGATCGGCGACAGCAAGGTGGTACAGGGCGTGGGCGGCACCCGCAATTGCGACTGGTTCTTCACCACCGAAGGCATCGTGCTGGACACGGCCGGACGCTATGCCGCCGAGGATGCCTGCCGTACCGAATGGTCCGGCTTTCTCGGGCTGCTGAAGAAATACCGGCCACGCGCGCCGATCAATGGCGTCATCGTCGCCGTCAGCATCGCCGAGCTGCGCGCGGCCGACGGCGATGCCTGCGTGCGCCTCGCCCGCAGCCTGCGCAAGCGCGTGCAGGACCTGATCGAGCAGCTCGAGGTGTTCGCGCCCGTCTACGTCGTGTTCACCAAGGTCGACCTGGTGGCCGGCTTCAGTGAGTTCTTCGACCGCTTCGAGCCGGGCGAACGCGCCCGCACGTGGGGCGCGACGATGCCGTACCGCCGCCAGGCTGGCACGCAGGACATACTGAGCTTCTTCGACACGGCGTTCGACGAGCTGCACGAGGGCCTGCAGGAAACCAGCATCGCCAACATGACGCAGCAGCGCCGGGCGATGGCGCCGGGCGTGTTCACCTTCCCGCTGGAGTTCGCGTCGCTGCGGGTGCCGCTGCGCGCCTTCCTGGCCACGCTGTTCGAGGAAAACCCGTTCCAGTTCAAGCCGCTGTTCCGCGGCTTCTACTTCACCAGCGCGCTGCAGGAGGGCCAGCCGGAATGCGCCCAGTCGCGCCGCGTGGGGCAGCGCTTCCATCTCGGTGCCGCGCCGGCCGCGGGCGAGCAGGGGAGCAGGGCAGCGGCCGGCAGGGCGGCTACTTCCTGCTGGACCTGTTCCGCAAGGTGA
- a CDS encoding M15 family metallopeptidase, which yields MLLFSMLLLFIATCVGGWLVLFPDGRDAVADTLARLVRQAGRRWQALQRRGNGHAVGALAVARTGAGRLGALMHQHPLLAGVVLLLVLLPPLAALLLASRQGLPELDERQRAVNEQVASLLRGERLVAPPAPPPAVFTTAEVTLVRPQLAGANRNWDLLDQDFAQRLLTVFRVMREQHGYEMVLLEGYRSPERQNELADAGGHVTNARAFQSYHQFGLAGDCAFLRDGKLVISERDAWAMRGYQLYGEVAEAAGLTWGGRWKMMDFGHTELRGRRR from the coding sequence ATGTTGCTGTTCTCTATGCTGTTGTTGTTTATCGCCACCTGTGTCGGCGGCTGGCTGGTACTGTTCCCGGATGGGCGCGATGCAGTGGCCGACACGCTGGCGCGGCTGGTGCGCCAGGCTGGACGACGCTGGCAAGCCCTGCAGCGACGCGGCAACGGTCATGCCGTCGGCGCGTTGGCCGTGGCGCGCACCGGCGCCGGGCGGCTGGGCGCCCTGATGCACCAGCACCCGCTGCTGGCCGGTGTCGTCCTGCTGCTGGTGCTGCTGCCGCCGCTGGCGGCCTTGCTGCTGGCGAGCCGGCAGGGCTTGCCGGAGCTGGATGAGCGCCAGCGCGCCGTCAACGAGCAGGTGGCCTCGCTGCTGCGCGGCGAACGCCTGGTAGCGCCGCCGGCACCACCGCCGGCCGTCTTCACGACGGCGGAAGTGACGCTGGTGCGGCCGCAACTGGCCGGCGCCAACCGCAACTGGGACCTCCTGGACCAGGACTTCGCCCAGCGCCTGCTGACGGTGTTTCGCGTCATGCGCGAGCAGCACGGCTACGAGATGGTGCTGCTGGAGGGCTATCGCAGCCCGGAACGGCAGAACGAGCTGGCCGACGCCGGCGGCCACGTCACCAACGCGCGCGCGTTCCAGAGCTATCACCAGTTCGGCCTGGCCGGCGACTGTGCCTTCCTGCGCGACGGCAAGCTCGTCATTTCCGAGCGCGATGCCTGGGCCATGCGTGGCTACCAGCTGTACGGCGAGGTGGCCGAGGCGGCCGGGCTGACGTGGGGCGGACGGTGGAAGATGATGGATTTCGGCCACACCGAACTGCGCGGGCGGCGGCGTTGA
- a CDS encoding alpha/beta fold hydrolase, giving the protein MRLNETDDLYVETIDGAAGRPVLVFLHEGLGSVALWRDFPRRVCEATSCAGIVYDRLGYGQSTPLRRERSIHYLHDYALQELPAVLDQHLAGRPHIVVGHSDGGSIALIHAAGQPAGLRGIVTLAAHVIVEDVTLDGIRAARIAYDEGKLRALERYHGAKTDQIFRAWADTWLRPAFAHWDIRYLLPSIACPVLALQGSADQYGTVAQLEAIAAGAPRAQVRMLEGRGHAPHAETPALLVELIAKFCREVAG; this is encoded by the coding sequence ATGCGACTGAATGAAACGGATGATCTGTACGTGGAGACCATCGACGGCGCCGCCGGGCGGCCGGTGCTGGTCTTCCTGCACGAAGGCCTGGGCAGCGTGGCGCTGTGGCGCGATTTTCCCCGACGCGTGTGCGAGGCCACCAGCTGCGCAGGTATCGTCTACGACCGCCTGGGCTACGGCCAGTCCACGCCGTTGCGGCGCGAACGCTCGATCCACTACCTGCACGACTACGCGCTGCAGGAGCTGCCCGCCGTGCTGGACCAGCACCTGGCGGGGCGCCCGCACATCGTGGTGGGCCACTCCGACGGCGGCAGCATCGCCCTGATCCACGCGGCCGGCCAGCCGGCCGGGCTGCGTGGCATCGTCACCCTGGCAGCGCACGTGATCGTCGAGGACGTGACGCTGGATGGCATCCGCGCCGCCCGTATCGCCTACGACGAAGGCAAGCTGCGCGCGCTGGAACGCTATCACGGCGCCAAGACCGACCAGATCTTCCGCGCCTGGGCCGACACGTGGCTGCGGCCAGCGTTCGCCCACTGGGACATCCGCTACCTGCTGCCGTCGATCGCATGTCCCGTGCTGGCGCTGCAGGGCAGCGCCGACCAGTATGGCACCGTGGCGCAGCTGGAGGCCATTGCCGCGGGCGCGCCGCGTGCGCAGGTGCGCATGCTGGAGGGACGCGGCCATGCGCCGCATGCGGAGACGCCGGCGCTGCTGGTGGAGCTGATCGCGAAGTTTTGTCGCGAGGTGGCGGGCTAG
- a CDS encoding type 1 glutamine amidotransferase domain-containing protein gives MAQDKALAGKQVAILMTDGVEQVEYTGPRGFLEQHGAQVTLVSPKGQGEEIQGFNHLDHGDKFKVERDVRAARPGDFDALVLPGGVANPDQLRLSTEAITFIREFARANKPIAAICHGPWTLIDADVVKGKRVTSWPTLKTDLTNAGAQWSDAQVVVDGKLVTSRKPDDIPAFNEAILQQLTAA, from the coding sequence ATGGCACAAGACAAGGCATTGGCAGGCAAGCAGGTCGCGATCCTGATGACGGACGGCGTCGAGCAGGTCGAATACACCGGCCCGCGCGGCTTCCTGGAGCAGCATGGCGCACAGGTGACGCTGGTGTCGCCCAAGGGACAAGGCGAGGAGATCCAGGGCTTCAACCACCTGGACCACGGCGACAAGTTCAAGGTGGAACGCGACGTGCGCGCCGCCCGCCCCGGCGACTTCGACGCGCTGGTGCTGCCGGGCGGCGTGGCCAATCCCGACCAGCTGCGGCTGTCGACCGAGGCGATCACCTTCATCCGCGAGTTCGCGCGCGCGAACAAGCCGATCGCCGCGATCTGCCATGGTCCCTGGACCTTGATCGACGCCGACGTCGTCAAGGGCAAGCGCGTGACCAGCTGGCCGACCTTGAAGACCGACCTGACCAATGCCGGCGCGCAGTGGAGCGACGCGCAGGTGGTGGTGGATGGGAAGCTGGTGACGAGCCGGAAGCCGGATGATATTCCGGCGTTTAACGAGGCGATCCTGCAGCAGCTGACGGCAGCGTAA